Proteins co-encoded in one Colletes latitarsis isolate SP2378_abdomen chromosome 2, iyColLati1, whole genome shotgun sequence genomic window:
- the LOC143351463 gene encoding protein farnesyltransferase/geranylgeranyltransferase type-1 subunit alpha-like isoform X2: protein MDCHDYFRAILKSGEKSERALALTATCTLKNPANYAVWQYRREILKALGKDPREELKYLNRMIKKFPKTFQIWHHRKVMVERLQDAGDELKCISNCLKSDAKNYHAWQYRQWCIKTFNLYSKELDYVEHLLEMDVRNNSAWNQRYFVISNTTKFEQSVIDREIDFALDKIMLVKRNGSAWNYLRGILMQNSSGLAYNEKVRKFCEELYSDGCRVNHLLACIIDICLERPISDELHDSIFHINNALKLCKDLSEKHDVIRKRYWDFVSHQLQVKLQQES from the exons AT GGACTGCCATGATTATTTCCGAGCAATTTTAAAGTCTGGTGAAAAGTCAGAGCGTGCATTAGCTTTAACAGCAACTTGTACCTTGAAGAATCCAGCAAATTATGCAGTATGGCAATATAGAAGAGAGATACTTAAAGCTCTTGGGAAAGATCCACGAGAAGAGTTGAAGTATCTTAATAGAATGATAAAAAAATTTCCTAAAACTTTTCAAATCTGGCACCATAGAAAAGTTATGGTTGAGAGGCTCCAAGATGCTGGTGACGAATTAAAATGTATAAGTAATTGTTTAAAAAGTGATGCCAAGAATTATCATGCTTGGCAATATCGTCAGTGGTGTATAAAAACATTTAA TCTATATAGTAAAGAACTAGACTATGTGGAACACTTGCTGGAAATGGATGTTCGCAATAATTCTGCCTGGAATCAACGATATTTTGTAATAAGTAACACAACAAAATTTGAACAAAGTGTAATAGACAGAGAAATTGATTTTGCCTTGGATAAGATAATGTTAGTGAAGAGAAATGGAAGTGCATGGAATTACTTACGAGG AATTTTGATGCAAAATAGCAGTGGTCTGGCTTACAATGAAAAAGTAAGAAAGTTTTGCGAGGAATTATATTCTGATGGGTGTCGTGTTAATCATTTATTAGCCTGTATTATAGACATTTGTCTAGAAAGACCTATATCGGATGAATTACATGATTCAATATTCCATATTAATAATGCTCTTAAG ctGTGTAAAGACTTATCTGAAAAACACGACGTAATAAGAAAGAGATACTGGGATTTTGTCAGTCATCAATTACAGGTAAAATTGCAGCAGGAGTCTTAA
- the LOC143351463 gene encoding protein farnesyltransferase/geranylgeranyltransferase type-1 subunit alpha-like isoform X1 — MSSSSDEESNSEETNGLLYKNREEWSDVTPVSQDDGPNPIVAIDYSDRFRDCHDYFRAILKSGEKSERALALTATCTLKNPANYAVWQYRREILKALGKDPREELKYLNRMIKKFPKTFQIWHHRKVMVERLQDAGDELKCISNCLKSDAKNYHAWQYRQWCIKTFNLYSKELDYVEHLLEMDVRNNSAWNQRYFVISNTTKFEQSVIDREIDFALDKIMLVKRNGSAWNYLRGILMQNSSGLAYNEKVRKFCEELYSDGCRVNHLLACIIDICLERPISDELHDSIFHINNALKLCKDLSEKHDVIRKRYWDFVSHQLQVKLQQES; from the exons ATGTCGAGTAGTTCTGATGAGGAATCGAATTCCGAAGAAACTAATGGGCTGTTATACAAGAATCGCGAAGAATGGAGTGACGTGACTCCCGTGTCACAGGATGATGGCCCAAATCCTATTGTTGCAATTGATTATTCCGACAGAT tcAGGGACTGCCATGATTATTTCCGAGCAATTTTAAAGTCTGGTGAAAAGTCAGAGCGTGCATTAGCTTTAACAGCAACTTGTACCTTGAAGAATCCAGCAAATTATGCAGTATGGCAATATAGAAGAGAGATACTTAAAGCTCTTGGGAAAGATCCACGAGAAGAGTTGAAGTATCTTAATAGAATGATAAAAAAATTTCCTAAAACTTTTCAAATCTGGCACCATAGAAAAGTTATGGTTGAGAGGCTCCAAGATGCTGGTGACGAATTAAAATGTATAAGTAATTGTTTAAAAAGTGATGCCAAGAATTATCATGCTTGGCAATATCGTCAGTGGTGTATAAAAACATTTAA TCTATATAGTAAAGAACTAGACTATGTGGAACACTTGCTGGAAATGGATGTTCGCAATAATTCTGCCTGGAATCAACGATATTTTGTAATAAGTAACACAACAAAATTTGAACAAAGTGTAATAGACAGAGAAATTGATTTTGCCTTGGATAAGATAATGTTAGTGAAGAGAAATGGAAGTGCATGGAATTACTTACGAGG AATTTTGATGCAAAATAGCAGTGGTCTGGCTTACAATGAAAAAGTAAGAAAGTTTTGCGAGGAATTATATTCTGATGGGTGTCGTGTTAATCATTTATTAGCCTGTATTATAGACATTTGTCTAGAAAGACCTATATCGGATGAATTACATGATTCAATATTCCATATTAATAATGCTCTTAAG ctGTGTAAAGACTTATCTGAAAAACACGACGTAATAAGAAAGAGATACTGGGATTTTGTCAGTCATCAATTACAGGTAAAATTGCAGCAGGAGTCTTAA
- the LOC143351462 gene encoding protein farnesyltransferase/geranylgeranyltransferase type-1 subunit alpha-like isoform X1 gives MSSSSDEESNSEETNGLLYKNREEWSDVTPVPQDDGPNPIVAIDYSDRFRDCYDYFRAILKSGEKSERALALTATCTLNNPANYAVWQYRREILKALGKDPREELKYLNRMIKKFPKTFQIWHHRKVMVERLQDAGDELKCISNCLKSDAKNYHAWQYRQWCIKTFNLYSKELDYVEHLLEMDVRNNSAWNQRYFVISNTTKFEQSVIDREIDFTLDKIMLVKRNESAWNYLRGILMQDSSGLAYNEKVRKFCEELYSDGCRVNHLLACIIDICQERPISDELHDSIFHINNALKLCKDLSEKHDVIRKRYWDFISDQLQVKLQQES, from the exons ATGTCGAGTAGTTCTGATGAGGAATCGAATTCCGAAGAAACTAATGGGCTGTTATACAAGAATCGCGAAGAATGGAGTGACGTGACTCCCGTGCCACAGGATGATGGCCCAAATCCTATTGTTGCAATTGATTATTCCGACAGAT tcAGGGACTGCTATGATTATTTCCGAGCAATTTTAAAGTCTGGTGAAAAGTCAGAGCGTGCATTAGCTTTAACAGCAACTTGTACCTTGAATAATCCAGCAAATTATGCAGTATGGCAATATAGAAGAGAGATACTTAAAGCTCTTGGGAAAGATCCACGAGAAGAGTTGAAGTATCTTAATAGAATGATAAAAAAATTTCCTAAAACTTTTCAAATCTGGCACCATAGAAAAGTTATGGTTGAGAGGCTCCAAGATGCTGGTGACGAATTAAAATGTATAAGTAATTGTTTAAAAAGTGATGCCAAGAATTATCATGCTTGGCAATATCGTCAGTGGTGTATAAAAACATTTAA TCTATATAGTAAAGAACTAGACTATGTGGAACACTTGCTGGAAATGGATGTTCGCAATAATTCTGCCTGGAATCAACGATATTTTGTAATAAGTAACACAACAAAATTTGAACAAAGTGTAATAGACAGAGAAATTGATTTTACCTTGGATAAGATAATGCTAGTGAAGAGAAATGAAAGTGCATGGAATTACTTACGAGG AATTTTGATGCAAGATAGCAGTGGTTTGGCTTACAATGAAAAAGTAAGAAAGTTTTGCGAGGAATTATATTCTGATGGGTGTCGTGTTAATCATTTATTAGCCTGTATTATAGACATTTGTCAAGAAAGACCTATATCGGATGAATTACATGATTCAATATTCCATATTAATAATGCTCTTAAG CTGTGTAAAGATTTATCTGAAAAACACGACGTAATAAGAAAGAGATACTGGGATTTTATCAGTGATCAATTACAGGTAAAATTGCAGCAGGAGTCTTAA
- the LOC143351462 gene encoding protein farnesyltransferase/geranylgeranyltransferase type-1 subunit alpha-like isoform X2 → MDCYDYFRAILKSGEKSERALALTATCTLNNPANYAVWQYRREILKALGKDPREELKYLNRMIKKFPKTFQIWHHRKVMVERLQDAGDELKCISNCLKSDAKNYHAWQYRQWCIKTFNLYSKELDYVEHLLEMDVRNNSAWNQRYFVISNTTKFEQSVIDREIDFTLDKIMLVKRNESAWNYLRGILMQDSSGLAYNEKVRKFCEELYSDGCRVNHLLACIIDICQERPISDELHDSIFHINNALKLCKDLSEKHDVIRKRYWDFISDQLQVKLQQES, encoded by the exons AT GGACTGCTATGATTATTTCCGAGCAATTTTAAAGTCTGGTGAAAAGTCAGAGCGTGCATTAGCTTTAACAGCAACTTGTACCTTGAATAATCCAGCAAATTATGCAGTATGGCAATATAGAAGAGAGATACTTAAAGCTCTTGGGAAAGATCCACGAGAAGAGTTGAAGTATCTTAATAGAATGATAAAAAAATTTCCTAAAACTTTTCAAATCTGGCACCATAGAAAAGTTATGGTTGAGAGGCTCCAAGATGCTGGTGACGAATTAAAATGTATAAGTAATTGTTTAAAAAGTGATGCCAAGAATTATCATGCTTGGCAATATCGTCAGTGGTGTATAAAAACATTTAA TCTATATAGTAAAGAACTAGACTATGTGGAACACTTGCTGGAAATGGATGTTCGCAATAATTCTGCCTGGAATCAACGATATTTTGTAATAAGTAACACAACAAAATTTGAACAAAGTGTAATAGACAGAGAAATTGATTTTACCTTGGATAAGATAATGCTAGTGAAGAGAAATGAAAGTGCATGGAATTACTTACGAGG AATTTTGATGCAAGATAGCAGTGGTTTGGCTTACAATGAAAAAGTAAGAAAGTTTTGCGAGGAATTATATTCTGATGGGTGTCGTGTTAATCATTTATTAGCCTGTATTATAGACATTTGTCAAGAAAGACCTATATCGGATGAATTACATGATTCAATATTCCATATTAATAATGCTCTTAAG CTGTGTAAAGATTTATCTGAAAAACACGACGTAATAAGAAAGAGATACTGGGATTTTATCAGTGATCAATTACAGGTAAAATTGCAGCAGGAGTCTTAA